From one Basilea psittacipulmonis DSM 24701 genomic stretch:
- the aroG gene encoding 3-deoxy-7-phosphoheptulonate synthase AroG, which translates to MSYNTDDIRIREIKQLSPPSHLLREFPCTPEVSGIVHHTRDSLHQILHGKDDRLAVIIGPCSIHDHEAALEYAQRLAKERGRFAEDLEVIMRVYFEKPRTTVGWKGLINDPDLDNSFNINKGLRIARELLLNVNALGLPAGCEYLDMITPQYIADLVSWGAIGARTTESQVHRELASGLSCPVGFKNGTDGNVKIAIDAMKASAHPHHFLSVTKGGHSAIVSTIGNEDCHVILRGGKQPNYDAASVEAAAQELEKAGLSPRIMIDASHANSSKKPENQPLVVEDVAKQIEAGDKRIFGMMIESHLKAGRQDYVEGQALVYGQSITDGCIDWDTSVQVLERLASAVRQRRRLK; encoded by the coding sequence ATGTCATATAACACAGACGATATACGCATACGCGAAATTAAACAGTTAAGCCCTCCATCTCATTTGTTGAGAGAATTTCCCTGTACTCCTGAAGTATCAGGCATTGTGCATCATACGCGTGATAGCTTGCATCAGATTTTACACGGCAAAGATGATCGTTTGGCTGTGATTATTGGTCCTTGCTCGATCCATGATCATGAAGCGGCCCTAGAATATGCTCAGCGTTTGGCTAAAGAAAGGGGACGTTTTGCTGAAGATCTGGAAGTGATTATGCGTGTTTATTTTGAAAAACCGCGTACCACAGTTGGTTGGAAAGGTTTGATTAATGACCCCGATTTAGATAATAGTTTTAATATTAATAAAGGATTGCGTATTGCACGTGAACTTTTATTAAACGTGAATGCCTTGGGCTTGCCAGCCGGTTGTGAGTATTTGGATATGATCACGCCTCAGTATATTGCTGATTTGGTTTCATGGGGAGCGATTGGTGCCAGAACCACAGAAAGTCAGGTGCATCGTGAATTAGCATCAGGATTATCCTGTCCAGTCGGCTTTAAAAATGGTACAGATGGAAATGTGAAGATTGCAATTGACGCGATGAAAGCATCTGCTCATCCTCATCACTTCTTGTCAGTTACGAAAGGTGGGCATTCTGCTATAGTTAGTACCATTGGTAATGAGGATTGTCATGTGATTTTACGCGGTGGTAAACAGCCAAATTATGATGCGGCCAGTGTTGAAGCAGCCGCACAAGAATTGGAAAAAGCGGGTTTATCACCTCGCATTATGATTGATGCAAGTCATGCCAATAGTAGTAAAAAACCAGAAAATCAGCCTTTGGTGGTAGAAGATGTCGCTAAGCAGATCGAAGCAGGTGATAAACGTATTTTTGGTATGATGATTGAAAGCCATCTAAAAGCAGGTCGTCAGGATTATGTCGAAGGTCAGGCATTGGTTTATGGTCAAAGTATTACCGATGGTTGTATCGACTGGGATACCTCTGTTCAAGTATTGGAGCGTCTTGCTTCGGCAGTACGTCAACGTCGT